The Synergistaceae bacterium DNA window ATGTCCGTTGCATCATATGGAGACAGCACAACAAGCTCCGGAGTTGTTAGAATCTATCACGATTTAAAGAAAAGTATCGAGGGCAAAAATGTTATAGTCGTTGAAGATATTATTGACACGGGATTAACTTTATCGCATTTACTTGACATTCTCAGGGCTAGAAATCCTAAGAGCTTGAAAGTTTGTGTGTTACTCGATAAATACGAACGCCGTAAAACTGAAGTAAAAGTCGATTACTGCGGATTCACGATTCCCGATGAGTTTGTTGTCGGTTATGGACTCGATTATGCTAGCAAGTGGCGGCACCTGAAGGACATTAAAAGCGTAGTAGATGAATAATTATAAAGCGGTCTTCTTGAGAGATTAATTTTTCAGTGAGACTGCAAATTTTATTAATACAAGTTAAATTTATTTGTTAAACATTCAAGCCCGTTAAATTAAATTAATTGACAACGTGATAATCACAAAGTTATAATAAATCCCGTCAATCATTTCTTCTTATGCATTATTGATGTGGAGACGTGGCCGAGTGGTCGAAGGCGGTTGACTCGAAATCAACTGAGCGGCTTGCCGTTCCTAGAGTTCGAATCTCTACGTCTCCGCCATTTTTTTATTATATTTATGAAAGCAGGTTAATCAGAACGTCATGAAAATTCTTGTAATCAATTGCGGCAGTTCGTCACTCAAGTATCAACTATTTGACATGGAAAATGAGTCAGTCTCGGCAAAAGGTCTTGTCGATAGAATAGCAATAGACGGCTCTAATATCACTCACAGGAAAACAGGAGCAGACCCCTTCAAAATCGAGACTCCCATCAAAGATCATAAAGCAGCAATGAATCTCGTACTTGAGGCATTACTTGATAAAGATCACGGCGTTCTTAAATCTCTTGATGAAATTTCTGCGGCTGGTCATCGTATAGTTTCCGGCGGTGATTACTTCAAAGAGGCAGTACTCGTTAATGCTGAAGTCATGGACGCATTGAAAAAATGTATTCCCCTCGCGCCTTTACATAATCCCGGCCATATAATGGGAATTGAAGCGATTCAGCACGCCCTCCCGAAATTGCCGAATGT harbors:
- the hpt gene encoding hypoxanthine phosphoribosyltransferase, with product MAYKLGNVLISREKISGRIKELAEQIAKDYEKDNSVVFVGILTGAAIFLTDLMREMPENMDVRMDFMSVASYGDSTTSSGVVRIYHDLKKSIEGKNVIVVEDIIDTGLTLSHLLDILRARNPKSLKVCVLLDKYERRKTEVKVDYCGFTIPDEFVVGYGLDYASKWRHLKDIKSVVDE